The following coding sequences lie in one Ostrinia nubilalis chromosome 2, ilOstNubi1.1, whole genome shotgun sequence genomic window:
- the LOC135078179 gene encoding uncharacterized protein LOC135078179 encodes MSKGDKTIICRVCLRSDIKIRKKCISLFERHKDALICDNISSIANVVIKQNDGLPSEICPDCLLELDTAVTFKAKCENSNIILLGTLPGNQITQLTEFSIDMKLEQIKKEEPDDYVDDKDFEVEYLDTDVDFGLDLDQIGKQETQIETLNAKPNKETQFECHDCGEFFKSKCKLKVHWKRVHLLEKLVCETCKRAFKSTKAYLKYARRDSRDKHVRAKHNFLFSNMNNFIVKKEKPPINPSDENEKVFIEVDVAPILTTIKSEIDFHTMAKFAIVHQMIITCDGDMQAP; translated from the exons ATGTCCAAAGGTGACAAAACAATTATCTGTCGCGTGTGTTTACGCTCCGACATCAAGATCCGCAAAAAATGTATATCGCTCTTCGAAAGACACAAGGATGCTCTCATTTGTGACAATATAAGCTCCATcgcaaatgttgtgataaaaCAGAACGACGGTTTGCCCAGCGAGATATGCCCAGATTGCCTTTTGGAGTTGGACACAGCGGTCACTTTCAAAGCAAAATGTGAGAATTCAAATATCATTTTGCTGGGTACTCTTCCAGGTAACCAAATTACGCAGCTAACAGAATTCTCAATTGATATGAAATTGGAACAGATAAAAAAAGAGGAACCTGATGACTATGTTGATGATAAAGACTTTGAGGTCGAATATCTGGACACTGACGTTGACTTCGGTTTGGATCTTGATCAAATAGGTAAACAAGAAACACAAATAGAAACATTAAATGCGAAACCAAATAAAGAAACTCAATTTGAGTGTCACGACTGCGGTGAATTCTTCAAAAGTAAATGTAAGTTAAAAGTTCACTGGAAACGTGTTCATCTCTTGGAGAAATTAGTGTGTGAAACATGCAAGCGTGCCTTCAAGTCTACCAAAGCTTAT CTCAAATATGCTAGAAGGGACTCACGAGATAAGCATGTAAGAGCCAAGCATAATTTCCTATTTTCTaacatgaataattttattgttaagaaAGAAAAACCACCAATAAATCCATCGGATGAAAATGAAAAAGTCTTCATAGAAGTTGATGTTGCTCCCATCCTGACCACTATTAAAA GTGAAATCGACTTTCACACAATGGCCAAATTCGCAATAGTGCACCAAATGATTATCACGTGCGACGGTGACATGCAGGCTCCATGA